In Acidianus brierleyi, one genomic interval encodes:
- a CDS encoding glycoside hydrolase family 15 protein — MKLLPFLFILLFLLSTIPIFLGENYDRNLAYSPTYLLLNNWINESILISTGIQDPFLPVSYQNLSVQDIYAGHYGIIPVKIYVESNGNSISSELTLNNTIVVKQSYGSTEFIFPPYCQQFAIFQNGKSELKFLVTTNETSYSIKDHMLIINTVPILKIYLNNAIFAVIRNGTLLDIYIKSNESYGTLNVVIGNYSIENFTTLQKINYIHISKWLNSSKIPHIKGIFLKEYFTSLLIVKDDQNPFTGEFAASPSPIYLYSWVRDGSFAAISLQDSGHINSAIKFWKWMSNSQIQNGTWYTRYNFWNGKPDKTFGIPEYDSLGLFQIGIWNLYQETHNKSMIEQFISSINRSVTWESYYILKNGLIPKDLSVWEDNYQYNFWTQAMDALGLKDTALLYSALNLNNSLELKLENILNETIQKYFYTNDGYAEYVTPTVEFANGKSQLVYTPMTLADSSSLLPIDFGLVPLNSQRAIKTVNYTITQLTRNGGLARFTGDTYHYSNTLYDSSGPMPPWIITTLFLALYYEKTGQYSKALNLMNWSIIHSQHLLLPEAVDPTYGNPLPTTSPLTWSSAMYIIVAINYKEIQKESINIPLLIIITIIVILAYYLIKRKFLR, encoded by the coding sequence ATGAAGCTTTTACCTTTTCTTTTCATACTACTGTTTTTATTATCTACAATACCTATTTTTCTTGGAGAAAATTACGATAGAAATCTTGCTTATTCACCGACTTACTTATTACTCAATAACTGGATAAATGAATCAATATTAATATCTACTGGAATACAAGATCCGTTCTTACCAGTAAGCTATCAGAATCTTTCAGTCCAAGATATTTATGCTGGGCATTATGGTATAATTCCAGTAAAGATTTATGTAGAGAGTAATGGAAATTCCATTTCTTCTGAACTTACGTTAAATAACACAATAGTTGTTAAACAAAGTTATGGATCTACTGAGTTTATCTTTCCTCCGTACTGTCAACAATTCGCAATCTTTCAGAATGGTAAAAGTGAATTAAAATTTTTAGTAACTACAAATGAAACATCTTATTCAATAAAAGATCATATGCTAATAATTAATACAGTTCCTATACTAAAAATATATTTAAACAATGCTATCTTCGCTGTTATTAGAAATGGTACATTATTAGATATTTACATAAAATCAAACGAAAGTTACGGCACATTAAATGTGGTTATAGGAAATTATTCCATAGAAAATTTCACAACATTACAGAAAATTAATTATATTCATATTTCAAAATGGCTAAACTCTTCAAAAATTCCTCATATTAAGGGTATCTTCTTAAAAGAATACTTCACGTCTTTACTCATTGTAAAAGATGATCAAAATCCGTTCACTGGAGAATTTGCAGCTTCTCCTTCTCCAATTTATCTTTATTCATGGGTTAGAGATGGCTCGTTTGCTGCAATTAGTTTACAAGATTCAGGTCATATTAATTCTGCGATAAAATTCTGGAAGTGGATGAGTAATTCTCAAATTCAGAATGGCACGTGGTATACAAGATATAATTTCTGGAATGGAAAACCTGATAAGACTTTTGGTATCCCAGAATATGATAGTTTAGGGTTATTTCAAATAGGAATATGGAATTTGTATCAAGAAACTCATAACAAATCTATGATAGAACAATTCATTTCATCAATAAATAGATCAGTAACCTGGGAATCGTACTATATTTTGAAGAATGGGCTAATTCCTAAGGATTTAAGCGTATGGGAAGATAATTATCAATATAACTTTTGGACACAAGCTATGGATGCTTTAGGTCTTAAGGATACCGCATTACTTTATTCTGCATTAAATCTGAATAATTCTCTAGAATTAAAATTAGAAAATATTCTGAATGAAACTATACAAAAATATTTTTACACTAATGATGGATATGCCGAGTACGTTACCCCTACTGTTGAGTTCGCTAACGGTAAGTCTCAACTAGTTTACACTCCAATGACTCTCGCAGACTCTTCTTCTCTTCTACCTATAGACTTTGGTTTAGTTCCTTTAAATTCACAAAGGGCCATAAAAACAGTTAATTACACTATAACTCAACTTACTAGAAATGGTGGACTAGCGAGATTTACTGGAGATACATATCATTATTCCAATACGCTTTATGACAGTTCTGGTCCTATGCCTCCATGGATAATAACTACACTATTTTTAGCGTTATACTATGAGAAAACTGGGCAGTATTCTAAAGCTTTAAACTTAATGAATTGGTCAATAATTCACTCTCAACATCTTCTATTGCCAGAAGCAGTAGATCCTACTTATGGAAATCCTTTACCTACTACTTCACCTTTAACATGGTCTTCTGCAATGTATATTATTGTAGCGATAAATTACAAAGAAATACAAAAGGAGTCAATAAATATACCACTTCTGATTATAATAACTATTATAGTGATCTTAGCATATTATTTAATAAAAAGAAAGTTTTTACGCTAA
- a CDS encoding IS5-like element ISC1290 family transposase yields MKPWIEYYNGPVPYEHLSARHKTLVKMNYMLITSEVLSRLSDLFILRALIVMIVWTCSYRDVRSYYESDVVVRWFLGEYKSKSEIHRRAKKFRGEVKTLFKEYAKELEGKMSRLADYLPSSALYGKVGKLWIVDSFLIEVPFGKRNKETLKKKFELDLRQRKYREAANTLFFYIKCKVRRRFKGEFTKKRNRSYFGFKVFNLMSPTMIVHEIQVELANFPDNKVGFSRSGYKVVDRGFVGKSSTWLIGFSSFRRYVEFFGIFLRRYWRPYATEKGMVEFFVYVIALIYNSYIYTSVLSRVPESQLAH; encoded by the coding sequence ATGAAGCCTTGGATAGAATACTACAACGGCCCGGTCCCCTATGAACATTTATCAGCAAGGCATAAAACACTTGTGAAAATGAACTACATGCTGATCACGTCTGAAGTGCTGTCGCGTCTCTCTGACCTCTTCATATTGAGAGCGTTAATAGTGATGATTGTGTGGACGTGCTCCTACAGGGACGTGCGAAGCTACTACGAGTCAGACGTGGTGGTAAGGTGGTTCCTAGGCGAGTACAAGTCTAAGTCGGAGATCCATAGGAGGGCAAAGAAATTTAGGGGAGAGGTAAAGACTCTGTTCAAGGAGTACGCCAAGGAGTTGGAGGGGAAGATGAGTAGACTTGCTGACTACTTACCTAGCAGTGCGTTATACGGAAAGGTTGGAAAGCTGTGGATCGTGGATTCCTTCCTAATCGAGGTACCCTTCGGAAAGAGGAACAAGGAAACATTGAAGAAGAAGTTTGAGCTAGACCTAAGGCAGAGGAAGTACAGGGAGGCGGCTAACACGCTCTTCTTTTACATTAAGTGCAAAGTGAGGAGGAGGTTCAAGGGAGAGTTTACAAAGAAGAGGAACAGGAGTTACTTCGGCTTCAAGGTCTTCAACCTCATGTCGCCTACAATGATAGTTCACGAGATTCAAGTGGAACTGGCCAATTTTCCGGACAATAAGGTTGGCTTCTCTCGCAGCGGTTATAAGGTAGTGGATAGGGGCTTCGTGGGGAAGTCCTCGACCTGGTTGATAGGTTTCTCTAGTTTCAGGAGGTATGTGGAGTTCTTTGGGATCTTCTTGAGGAGGTATTGGAGGCCTTACGCTACTGAAAAGGGTATGGTCGAGTTCTTTGTCTACGTTATCGCGTTGATTTACAACTCCTACATCTACACTTCTGTGTTATCGCGTGTTCCGGAGAGTCAACTCGCCCACTAA
- a CDS encoding extracellular solute-binding protein, with protein sequence MGHSLETDAKAGKAPIVYRDTSNDAGSLFAAGLILNLSAYLNQSVFNQYAPISIKNFELHGSVYGLPDTVNYILMFYNKQYVPYPPNTTQQLIQIATNVNKTYHIWGIAYGMTSEYGYRFAAWFAGFGGHIFNSQGMPQMNSSAMVEALEFWYNLTYNLHINAPDVTPSIEQQLFTHNEAAIIFDGPWDLGIYVPALGANLGAAPLPIVSQTGLHAAPFVGSTGWVISSPQASGATPQQIQAALLFIQFMTSYQAEMNLWTYAHDIPANMKAYNTVITELNNDNLTPTYLNGIMKGVLEQAQYGQKFPNIPQMNFYWDGFYDYATEYYANEITATVASQKMENYMLSQMQQAGITPDLLLPINLNLLQSYELLSNLFNLGILGLW encoded by the coding sequence TTGGGACACTCTCTCGAGACTGACGCAAAAGCTGGAAAAGCTCCTATAGTTTATAGGGATACAAGTAATGATGCTGGAAGCTTATTTGCGGCTGGCTTAATCCTTAATTTATCAGCATATTTAAACCAAAGTGTATTTAATCAGTATGCTCCTATATCAATCAAAAATTTCGAACTACATGGCTCAGTATATGGTTTACCAGATACAGTAAACTACATATTAATGTTCTACAATAAACAATATGTACCTTATCCTCCTAATACTACTCAACAGCTAATACAAATAGCTACAAACGTAAATAAGACCTATCATATATGGGGAATAGCATATGGTATGACTTCTGAATATGGATATAGATTTGCGGCATGGTTCGCTGGATTTGGAGGACACATATTTAATTCTCAAGGAATGCCACAAATGAACTCTTCGGCGATGGTTGAAGCTTTAGAATTCTGGTATAATTTAACGTACAATCTCCATATAAACGCTCCAGATGTTACTCCAAGCATAGAACAACAATTATTCACTCATAATGAAGCTGCAATAATATTTGACGGACCATGGGATCTAGGAATCTATGTCCCAGCACTAGGAGCTAATTTAGGTGCAGCACCATTACCTATAGTTAGTCAAACTGGTCTTCATGCAGCGCCTTTCGTAGGATCTACTGGTTGGGTAATCTCATCACCACAAGCAAGTGGGGCAACTCCACAACAAATACAAGCGGCGTTATTATTTATACAATTTATGACTAGCTATCAAGCAGAAATGAATTTATGGACTTATGCTCATGATATACCAGCTAACATGAAAGCATATAATACCGTAATAACTGAATTAAATAATGATAATCTAACGCCTACATATCTTAACGGAATAATGAAAGGAGTATTAGAACAAGCACAATACGGTCAAAAATTCCCCAATATCCCACAGATGAACTTCTACTGGGATGGATTTTATGACTATGCCACTGAATATTATGCTAACGAGATCACTGCCACAGTAGCATCACAGAAAATGGAAAATTACATGTTATCTCAAATGCAACAGGCAGGAATAACTCCAGATTTACTATTACCAATTAACTTAAATTTATTACAATCTTATGAATTATTATCAAATCTCTTTAATTTAGGTATTCTAGGCTTATGGTGA
- a CDS encoding ABC transporter ATP-binding protein has product MSVRLNDIYKSFKVKTGVVTVLKGVNLNVSKGQFVAVLAPSGEGKTTILRIIAGLETQDKGDIYINDKLVNGIPPKDRNVAMVFQNYAIYPFMSVYDNIAFPLKIKHESKEEIKKKVVEVAQMLRIEDLLDRKPHQLSGGQRQRVAIARALVKGSNILLMDEPLANLDTQVRAIARAELKNLHNELGITVIYVTHDQSEAMVLADKVALLHEGVIQAFDDPLVLYKNPPSAWVASFMGNPSMNLIKGVINGCSFEFENYKIDLSENQCKSLPKEVVMGVRPEDIDIGGNIKGKLVTIENIGIYTILHLQVGSTLIKVVERSLTKRNIGETIDISISPDTVYFFDAKSGKRLA; this is encoded by the coding sequence TTGTCTGTTAGACTTAATGACATTTATAAAAGCTTTAAAGTAAAGACTGGAGTAGTTACTGTTCTTAAGGGTGTGAATTTAAATGTATCAAAAGGTCAGTTTGTTGCAGTTTTAGCTCCAAGTGGTGAGGGAAAAACTACAATTTTAAGGATAATAGCAGGATTAGAAACTCAAGATAAAGGAGATATTTATATAAACGATAAACTCGTAAACGGAATACCTCCAAAAGACAGAAACGTCGCTATGGTATTTCAAAATTATGCCATCTACCCTTTTATGTCAGTTTATGATAATATAGCATTTCCATTAAAAATAAAACATGAAAGTAAGGAAGAAATAAAGAAAAAAGTCGTTGAAGTAGCTCAGATGCTAAGAATAGAAGACTTATTGGATAGAAAACCTCATCAACTCTCTGGTGGTCAAAGGCAAAGAGTAGCTATTGCAAGAGCATTAGTTAAGGGATCCAATATTCTACTAATGGATGAGCCTTTAGCAAATTTAGATACTCAAGTAAGAGCCATAGCTAGAGCTGAGTTAAAGAATCTTCACAATGAGTTAGGAATAACTGTAATTTACGTTACTCATGATCAAAGTGAAGCTATGGTCTTAGCAGACAAAGTAGCTTTATTGCACGAAGGTGTAATACAAGCTTTTGACGATCCCTTAGTACTCTATAAAAATCCTCCTTCTGCATGGGTAGCTTCCTTTATGGGCAACCCTTCTATGAATTTAATAAAAGGAGTAATAAACGGTTGCTCCTTTGAGTTTGAGAATTACAAAATAGATCTATCAGAAAATCAGTGTAAATCCTTGCCTAAGGAAGTAGTTATGGGCGTTAGGCCAGAAGATATAGATATAGGTGGAAATATAAAAGGAAAATTGGTCACTATAGAAAATATAGGAATATATACAATACTTCATCTGCAAGTAGGTAGCACACTAATAAAAGTAGTTGAAAGGTCTCTAACAAAGAGGAATATAGGAGAAACAATAGACATAAGCATAAGTCCAGACACTGTCTACTTCTTTGACGCTAAAAGTGGGAAAAGATTAGCGTAA
- a CDS encoding carbohydrate ABC transporter permease, with the protein MNEHKLSNYFYILPIVALILFLFMYPVAYAIYISFTNFSLYHFFKYSLVGFQNYVLVLTSHTFLHILGNTALWTVGSLVPMMALGYLMALVLNQKDIRGKRLFFTLMLFPWAFPAYISLLVWLGMWNYEYGVVNKIIGLIHLAPINWLTYPDTAWIALILTNVWLSFPYYTAIFLSSLQSIPTELYEAAEVDGASMWQKFGRITLPMMKTSISFVGISGFIFTWNNFYPIYLLTGGGPGESTNILIVYAYQEAFAYNLYDIAAAYSTISTIILAIMAIIMLKITHVLEVVS; encoded by the coding sequence ATGAATGAACATAAGTTAAGTAATTATTTTTATATCCTTCCTATCGTAGCATTAATTTTATTTCTATTTATGTATCCTGTAGCTTATGCAATTTATATTTCATTTACAAATTTTAGTTTATATCATTTCTTTAAGTATAGTCTTGTAGGATTTCAAAATTACGTTCTAGTATTAACTAGCCATACATTTCTTCATATTCTTGGTAATACTGCATTATGGACTGTTGGAAGCCTAGTGCCAATGATGGCATTGGGATATTTAATGGCACTTGTTCTAAATCAGAAGGATATAAGAGGAAAAAGGTTATTCTTTACGCTCATGCTTTTTCCCTGGGCTTTCCCAGCATACATTTCTCTCTTAGTTTGGCTAGGAATGTGGAATTATGAGTATGGAGTAGTAAACAAAATAATTGGACTTATACATTTAGCTCCTATTAATTGGTTAACTTATCCTGATACTGCATGGATTGCCCTAATTTTAACAAACGTTTGGTTATCTTTCCCATACTATACTGCAATATTCCTTTCTAGTTTGCAAAGTATACCTACTGAACTTTATGAGGCTGCAGAAGTAGATGGAGCATCAATGTGGCAAAAGTTTGGCAGAATAACTCTTCCTATGATGAAAACCTCAATATCTTTTGTTGGAATAAGTGGATTTATTTTCACATGGAATAATTTTTACCCAATTTACCTGCTAACCGGTGGAGGACCTGGAGAAAGTACTAATATATTGATAGTTTACGCATATCAAGAAGCGTTTGCCTACAATTTATACGATATAGCCGCAGCATATTCTACAATTTCAACTATAATTCTTGCAATAATGGCCATAATAATGTTAAAAATTACCCACGTATTAGAGGTGGTATCATGA